The Pseudomonadota bacterium sequence ATTTCTATTAACTTAGTGGGTCGGCTAGATTGCGGGAATTATCGGAGGCAACGATTGTAACCATAGTTCTGACTATTAAGGAGACTTCTTGAAAAAGATCATAATTGCAGGATTGTTACTGGTGGTTTTACTGCCGACCGGAGCCTTTGCCAAGGCCGGGGTCTGCCGGGAAGGTGATTGCGAGAACGGCCTCGGGACCTTCGAATACCAGACCGGAATGAAGTACACCGGCGACTGGCAAAACGGCAAGGAGCACGGCAAGGGCAGGATGACCCTGGAACTCGGCACCACCTACGAAGGTGAGTACCAAAATGGAATGCCGCACGGCCGGGGAACCTTCTCCCTGCCTGACGGTCGGGTGTATGTGGGAGAGTGGCGGAACGGCAAACCGGAAGGGCAGGGCAGGGAGAGCCACCCCATCGGCACCAGTTATGAGGGGCAATGGCACAACGGAATGCCCCATGGCTACGGGACCAGGATGGACAACGGCACGATCGTCGAGCAGGGGTACTGGCTTGAGGGGCAGTTTGTAGGAGCTGCAAAACCGAAAGAACTGGAGTGATTCCGCAGATGGTGATCAGTGAAGAATTGCTGGAAGTCCGGCAGCACAATGGCCCGGGTTATCGGCCGTTGGTGGATTTCGAGAGCTGGCGGGTGGCTGTCTTGAATTACGCCGAAGATCTGCGACCGGAAAACATCACCCGGATGCAGCGCCATAATGAAACCGACGAGGTCTTTGTCCTGCTGAAAGGCAGCGCCATTCTTTTCGTGGGCGAAGGGGATGAAGAGGTCACCGGAATCCACGCCCAGCCGCTTGAACCCCATAAACTCTATAATGTTAAACGGGCCGTCTGGCACCACCACACCTTGAGCGAGGACGCCATGGTCCTGGTCGTGGAAAACCGTGATACCACCTACGACAATTCGCCGTTCCGTGATCTCTCGACGTTGCAGCGGGCAGAACTTTTGAGATTGGTCGAAGCGTTAGGGGAGACAATGGCGTGATTGTTGTTTTTGTCAATGATATCAGTTTGTTGTATGTGATTTCTACGAAGAATGATCTTCCCCCCGGACTTTCCCCGGAAACCCTCTTTCATACTTGAGATCAGGACCTGATATGGCTGAGAAATCTACTACGAAATCAAGGACGCGCTTTCTGCGGGAGATGCTGGCCGGCGAGGACCAGGACGGAATCCGCCGGTTCTTTGACCGGTTGTCGATGAGCGAAACCGCCCTGATTGTTTCGCGTCTGCATCCGGCCGAACAGAAGATGCTGATCACCATTCTCGATCCATCCGATGCGGCGGATGTCATGGAAGATATCCCGACCGAACAGCTGGCCGACATCATCGAGGACCTCCCGCCGGAGCAGGCTATTTCCTTCATGGAGGAACTCCCCAATTCAAGAAAGAACGAGCTGCTTTCCGAGATGGAGGGGGAGGAGGTCGAGGCGATCCTGCACGTGATGGAGCCGGAGCAGGCCGATGAGGCAAGGAAAATGCTCTCATATCCGCAGGATACCGCCGGGGCGCTGATGATGAGCGAATTTCTGGCTTACAATGACAAAGCGACCATCGGCTCGGTACTGGCCGATCTGCAGAGCAACAAGGAGCGGTATCACAAGTACAACGTGCAATATATTTATGTGGTTGACGATACAGGCATGCTGGTCGGGGTTCTGCGGGTCCATGACCTCCTGTTCGCCTTGCACTCGGCCCTGCTGGAGGAGCTGATGATCAGAGACCCGCTGCATGTCAGGGTGACCGACACGATCAAGACCCTCGGCGAGTTTTTTCAGGAGCATAAATTCTTCGGCGTCCCGGTGGTTGACGAGGATGGTGTTCTGGCCGGGGTGCTCAGGCCGGTTGCGGTAGAAGAAGCATTCAATAAAAAGTCGGTGCATCAGTTTTTAGGCTTCAGCGGTATCGTCGGCGGTGAGGAGTTCCGCACCATGCCGCTCCTGACCCGAAGCGGCCGCAGGCTTTCATGGCTCTCCATCAATATTTTTCTGAATATCATGGCGGCAAGCATTATCGCTTTGTATCAGGATACCCTCGCTTCCGCGATCGCCCTGGCTATCTTCCTGCCGATGATCAGCGATATGAGCGGCTGTTCCGGCAACCAGGCGGTGGCGGTCAGTATGCGGGAGCTCACCCTGGGACTGCTGAAAAAGCAGGAGTTTCTGCGGGTCTTTGCCAAGGAAATAGGGCTTGGCTTCATCAACGGCATCGCACTGGGGGCGCTGCTTGGCGTGATCGCCTTTTTGTGGAAAGGAAATCTCTATCTCGGCCTTGTGGTCGGCGGCGCCCTGATGCTGAACACGGTCATCGCCGTCTGTTTCGGAGGAATCCTGCCGCTCCTTCTGAAAAAATTCAAACTCGATCCGGCCCTGGTGGCAAGCCCTGTTCTCACCACGGTAACGGACATGTGCGGGTTCTTTCTGGTTTTCTCGCTGGCGACCCTGGTGCTCGCAAAAATCTCCGGGGTCTGAGAATCGGCGGAGCAATACTTGAAAAATTGCCGGTAACAGGAGTGGTGTCCATGAAGTTGTTGCTGAAATCGATCGGAATTCTGATCACGTTATTATTCATGGCGGCGCTGGTAGCGGCCAAGGTCGGGGATGTCTTTCCTGCCATGGACACCATCGCCTGGCTGTTCGTGGTGGTCGGATTCGGCGTCTGGATTTTTATCGCGATGCGGTTGGAAGCCTGGATCGAGAAGCTCCGGCCCGGCCGGTTCAGTGAAGACCAGCGCATCTGGCTCGCCATCATCGCAGCCTTCATCCTCGGCGGACTTCTGATTTATCTCGGCTGGAATCTCATCGGCCAGTATTTCACACCTCACTTCGGCGCCGCAGTGCGCTAGCTGTGGGGGGGGGCCGCTTTCAACCTCTTTAACTTCTATAACTCTTCGCCCTGATTGTATTGCTCCCTGTTCATCCATTCCCCCAACGCACTATTGTTTTCAGAATTCTTGTTTACAAACACCGTTTACCGGTTAGATTGATTGGTTGTTAGGAAAACAGAGGAGTAAAGACTATGACAAAAACTATCATGGTGGTTTTGGCATGTTGTTTGATTGCGGGCATCTCCGGATGTGCTACGATGACGATTGAAGGTGCTGGCCAGAAAACACCGCAATCCAAAACCGGGACCCATACCAAACATGGGACATATTTCAACCATATCTGGTCGGAACCTCCGGTTGAGAAGTGTGATAACGGCAGGGGGTTGTACCGGGTGCGCTATCACACCAATGCGGTCTATGCCCTGGTGTCGATCGTTTCACTGGGGCTCTATGTGCCGCAGACCGCTGAATGGTGGTGCGACGGCACACCTGCTCAGGCGGATGACGAAGAAGAGTATCGACCAGGTCAATAACCGAGTTTGAAGGAGGTGGTACCGTGGCAACCAGAAACTTGATCATCGGCTGTGATGGAACCTGGAACGATACCGACGAGTCGGCGGTGACCAATGTTGTGAAGCTACTGGACGCCTGCACGGCGAAGAACCAGATCACTCATTATGAAGAAGGCGTGGGCACCGCTTACTGGGAAGCCTTACCCGGCGGCATATACGGCAAGGGCCTTGATCGGCAGATTCTCGGGGCATATCGGTTTTTAAGAAAACGGTTCGCTGACCCCGACTGGAAAAGAGAAGAGAACAAGGTCTTTATCTTTGGCTTCAGCAGGGGCTCCTATGCCGCCCGGCGGTTGGCTGGACTGATTTCGCATAGCGGGGTAACGGAAAAAGCCGCTGATGTTGATCTTGCCTGGCAACTCTATTTAAGGCGTGATGTAAAGAGCACTGAAGAACTTAAGAAAAGCGGACGCTTATTCGACATTCAGGTGGAAATGCTCGGTGTCTGGGACACGGTGAAAACCACCACCGATGAGGATTTCAACGACCTCAAGCTTCCCGAATGCGTTGTTGCCGGCTATCACGCCATGGCGATAGACGAAAAAAGAAAGTTTTTCCCGGTGCTGGAATGGGACAACGATCCGCGGGTCACCCAGACCTGGTTTCCCGGGGTCCATTCCGATGTCGGCGGCGGCTACAACGAATGCGGCCTGTCGGACATCGCCCTGCAATGGATGATCGACCATGCCTACAACCATGGACTGCGGTGTAAGGCCAGTTCCGTAAAGCAACTTGCAAAAGACCCCTGCGGCACATTGCACAATTCCTACGACGGAATCTGGAAAGCCTTCGGCACCCAGAACCGCACAATAGCCAAATCCGCAGCCGTACATCCCTCTACCAGGGAACGCATGCAACAAATGGCCGATTACCGCCCTGGCAACCTGCCGGTGGAACCGAACTACGAAACATAAAATCATTCAACTGCTGAACAGGAAAGATTTTTGCTAACTCCAAAATAGAGCGTGGAGTTCCGATGCTCAATGCCCTCAAATTACCAGTTTTATTCTTTCATATAGGCGAACGTAAGTTTGCCATTATCTAGGAAATCCCCCAGAAACAATATTTTCTACAAATTTTATTTACAAACTCTTTTTGTCGGTTAGATTGAGTCGGCTTGGTGCAGATTGGATAGAATGTCAAAAAGTCAAGTCCAGACATGTGCCATTAATATGATCAAATCATAGGCGAACTTACGATCTGAATTCAGTATTTGATGAAGATGTTTAAATAAATAGTTAAGGAGTTTTGGTATGAGGGTAGTCTTTCTTCTTTTGGTGTTAATATTGTCGACTTTTGGTCAATCTTATGCGTCTGTCGTGCTAATGTCCCCAATCATAAAGTCAAAAACAGTTAATCTAACTGATCAACATTTAGCCATGGCGTCTAAATGTTTGAATAATCAAATATCTGACTCTGACGAAAGCGTCTGCATTGATTTTATAAAGGGCGAAAGGGTGGGCCTGTCTGGGAATGTCAACCCATTAGAAGTTCAAGGGGTTGATGGATTACTTCCACTTGAAGAGCGCTTGATAATTGGACTCACTGACTTTGTTATAAGTCGTGCAAAAGCTGAGGCTAGTGTATATTTTCAGGACCAGATGAAGACAAAGTTGTGTGACGCTGAAAATGGTGAAAAGAAATATGTTACAAATTTTTGTAAAGCTTTGAGTGATATTGATGACTCTCAACTCCCTTTAGCGGGCTATTCCGCCTATCTCCAGGAAGCAGCAATGAAAGATATCAAAAAGCTTCCTGTGAGTTTTGTTGAGTATGCTCGGGGGGTATTATCGTCTGATAGAAAGGATGAGTTGGACACCATATTAGTTCTTTATGAAATGTATAATATGTCACGAGCAGGGAATGACGCAATGGCAATTGCTCGTGGTATAGCCATGAGCCAAGATGAAAAAATTGTTGGTAGTCCTTTTCATAAAGCAGCACAAGTGATTTTGCACATTGACAGCGAATTAGTGATAACTGATGGAAAGATTACTACTTACCCGACTGCACCTCCTGGTTTTCCTGTAGAATCTGTTAAGCGGTGGAATTATTATATTAAATCTGTTGCCTCAATTTACCAGATCATAGATTTAGATAGTAAGACTGTTGATCTTGAGGGGAGTGAAAAAATACGTATTGGGCAACGTTTGAAGGCAATTTCGCAGATTGTAAATTTGCTTTTGGAAATTCATAGTGAAATTGATGACGTCTCGGCAACCAATAGAAAAATCAAAATTGTTGTTCAGTATATGAAACAATTTAGTGAGGCATATTTTGATCAGGAGGCCTCACTAATGGTTATGGCTTTCTTCAATATATGTGATGAGTTTAATGTGGAAATTAAGCTTAAATATCTGCCTATGTTGGCGAGTGTTGCATCTGCGAAGACTGCTGATGAGGTTGCTCGAACTCTTGAAACATTGGCTTCTCCAGTTGGGAGTTACCGGATGAAGCAAAAACGAACAATGACCTCTATAACAGCTTTTATGGGTTTTCAGTATAGTGATGAAAAAGTTGATAACGCTATGGATGATGAGCATGAAGCTTATGGGATTTTTGCACCAGTTGGAATTCATCAAACGTGGGAAGTGGATAAGTGGATAGGGAGTTTTGGAATTTATGGATCACTGTTAGATCTTGGGCAATTGGTGGCAATACGTGATTCCGACAAAGAAAGTGAAATAAATACGGATTTTAAGCAGGTGTTTTCACCTGGCTTATATCTGACTGTATCAATAAAAGATACCCCAATTACTGTCGGAGGTGGCGCATCGGCTACCCCTGATTTAATCAGGGGTGAAAGTGGTGATGATTATGATGTGGTTCGTTATCAAGTGTTTTTAGCAATGGATTTGACCCTATTTAGCTTTTAAAACTAAAGACTAGTTATCCGTAATTAGCAGTGGATATTAGAATGAGTTCGGTTTGTTCTCTGTGGTGTCAGAGGTGCCCATTTTCTCTTGGAGCGTGCTTGGCTTGAGATTTTGACATTTTCCTTTGATCTATAGCACTTAGACACAAAACAACCGAGAAGGACCACTGATTCGAAAAGTGCAAGGAACGTTGTTCCTTGATTGCTTTAAGAGATTTGTAATCAAAAAATGTTCGGATTGTTGGAGAATCAGGAGGAAGGATATATGCCGCTTAGCGGCTAACTTGAATAAAAGTCTCAACCAGACTCCCTTTTCCGAAGTGGATTTTACGGAAGTAGCTGATCAGACTATTTCTTGATAAGGGCCTTTTAATGGATGCCCCCTTGCGTGTTCTTGCTTAGGAGGTATTCGAGATATGCCGGATAATTATGCCAACAGCATAAATGAAAAAACAAGAGGTGAAAAATGATCATTAATCCAGGAGAGGGACAACGGGTTTTCGAATTACCAATCGGCAATGTCTATGTGCGCACGTTCGGTTTTTCGATGGACGTCAACCCAAAAGTCCCCACAGAAGCAATTGAACGTAGGCTGTTTGTCGCTCTTTCCCCCGAGCAACTTGGTGAACCGTTCCAGGAGGCCATGGCCGAAGCGGGCTTTGAACATCACCTGGACATCCCCCTAGACACAAGAGAGGAATTTTCCGGGCAAGGATTTTTATCCGAATCCCGACCGGTAGTGCAGGTGGATGTGCCCTCTCCCAACGACATGTTGTTGGTAGCGATGAAGATTGATCGTGGCATAGTACAGTTTCATCTACCGGAATCTACAGACCAACCAAGAGGAGCGCACACACTGTTGGAATCGGCACGAACCGGGTATTCGCGGTTTATCATCCCAATAAGCCACGGTGAATATGGAGGGAATTTCCAGGGGAAAATGGCTATTACTCTCTTTGACCCTCTCAAAACAGTGGTCCGTTTCTTCAAGGTCAGGATCGTTGATGAACTTTTGCAGGCACCAATAACCACACTTACAAATTATATCGCCAATAAAATCGAGTCACACGTTAAAGATGAGCAGTTCAGGTCTCTGGCCGACCCTGATTTCCCTGTGCTGACACCTGATGACCTTGCAACCATGTCTGGAGAGAAAACAGTACTGTTCATTCACGGTATACTAAGTTCCATTGAAGGGGCGTTTCACGCTTTGGGGAAAGGAGGAAATAGCGTCCTGCAACAACTGTCGGACAAATACAACGGACGACTGATTGGTTGGGATCACTGGACAGTTTCCAAGACCATGACCAAAAACGCCATCGACTTGCTGAACGCCTTGCCTGATGATATGGATGTTCACATCGTATGTCACAGTCGCGGCGGGGCTGTGACCCGGGCCATCCTGGAAGATCCGGCCCTGAAAAACTTACGGGAAAAGAAACTGAGGACAGTAAACGAAGTCATCTTCGTGGCAGGAGCCAACCAAGGATCACCGCTGGCTAATCCCGATCGCCTGGTGGATCTAATCAACGTCTTTAATGGCTTGTACAGCTTGGTAGGAAATGGCTCCGGAGTCAGCATTAAAGTTATTGTAGGGGTACTGAAAGTACTCCTGCATGGGGTATTCAATATCCCGAGCCTGCGTGACCTGACACCCGGCAGTAAATTCTATCAGAGGCTAAACGGACCATACTGCACACCGGCCCAAGAGTACTGTTATGTGCGGGCTAACTTCGACGAAAAAGGAATATCGGTGCGTTCCACTCTGGATACTCTAGCAGACAGTTACATACAAGAACCTAACGACCTGGTTGTACCATTCAAAGGTGCCATGACTTTCGATCCGTATCTTTCCGGGAAAGTTCCGGTTAACCGCGGCATGGATTACGGGGATAGCAATACTGGCCAATCTACGGTTCTGCACACCAACTACTTCGAGCAGGCGGAAGTTAGGGATTTGCTTCTGAACAAGCTCTTGTGATAGATGTCGCGGGCACCGTTTTGTGGGCAGCGCGTCTTGCCCAAGAGCATTCAGCCATGAGCCCCGGCGAAGGCAGTTGCCAGTTTTGTGTCCGAGATTGTCCTAGGATCTCGAATCTAACTGAATATATCAACATTAATTTCAAGGAAAGGATCGCAAGTCATGAAGCCCAAATGTCATCAGAAAATAACCAAAAAGGCCATACAGATTTATCTCGATAATTGTCAGAACAATCTTGCGGAGGATTTGCAGCATAACAAGTGGTCGGTGAGAATGGGCTCAAGTGATGCGGATACGAGCCCGCTCATCACCCGTGCAAAAAATTGGCACTTTTATAAGGAAAACGACTTTCTGATACCGTTCAAAGGAAAGTTGTTCGGATTTCCGATAACCTATACGCCAACCTCCGATGAGATTTTCTCTCATTTAGTCGCCCAACTGAAAACGGAAATAGTCAATGGAAATACCGAGGAGATGTTCCTTTGGGTCGGGCGAATTCTCCATCATATCCAGGACATGAGCACTCCGTCGCATGTAGTACCGATTTTTCATGGTCCGTTCATTGACATCGAAGAGGGCGCCGACAACACCAAGGATGCATTCGAAGAGTTTTCAGCCGCGGTAATTAAAGAGGTGTTGATTGACATTGTTTACGATAAGCCCACGTTGAATAATCTTGTAAACGATAGTGGGCTTTCCCTTCAGGAGAACTATGTGCTTTCCGCCGAAAATACTCTAACCTTACTTTTCGAGGGAAATCAGTCCAAGATCGATTGCATGATTGACGGACAACCGAAGAAAATTGGCTTCGATTTTTTCTGGAAGAAAAACGATCAGAGTCTCGACGATGAGGAGAGCAAACACGGGTTCGGTCATTACGGGATATTGGGCAATCGTTTCAGCGATACCTCTGAAATTAAAGTTCCGCCCCACAGGTATAAAATCTCTTACGACAGCTACCTAGGAATCTACCGCCAACTGATCAGCAAAATGGTGCAGGACAGTACTAAAACGCTGTCAATTATAGCTGGAATGCTTCCGGCATAATTTGCCGTATACACGTCTTATATGACGTGACGGGGTTATCCACTAAAAGGGCCGACATGTTGTCAAGAGTGATATGCGAGGGAGCAAGACCGCTTTTGACTTTTGTGGTTCATTCGTGAGTAATTTCAATTGATTATGCGTTAATGGACGAATAAAGATTTGAACCCCAGCCAAATTCTTAGAGTGACTTTTTTAGTAACAGTTTAGTCCCCTTAGCATTTGCCGAGGCAAGCATGCCACGAGACAGCCGGGCTTGTTCGCTCTGGAGCCACTGGTCAAATCTGAAATCATATTCTGCCGTGGAGTTTTTCTGCCGATTTTCAGCTTGAGTTGTGTCGAGGGTCATGTCGAGGGTCAGGTCTTGAATTATAAGATTCGTGTATTAATTTTTTGTCTGTTTTGCTTCTTTGGTTCTTTATCGGTGTATTTGTTCAGATGGTGTCTGATGGTGATAAGTGAAAGTGAAAGGGGTCAAGTCCGCTTTTGGCTTTTGTTTTGAAAAACTGATTAATATCAATAGGATCGACTAGGGGTAGGCTCAAATTTTTGAATTGTTTTCCTAATGGGTGATTTATTGTGCAAAACTGGGGCAGTCCCGGTTTTGGACAGTCACAGTTTTGAAAATTATCTGGATAATTATGGTACTCCGGCATATTGGTATAACGAGATTAAAACGGAAAACCCCTGAATATATGTCAAATGACCAGGGAAGACGATGATACTGCGTGACTGCCTTGTTTTATTGCCAACATTGAATATATTGGCTAGAATGCTTTGGTGTTGGGTGTATAAAAAATATTAAATCCAGGATACAAATATGCGCAGTGATATTCCCAAAAAAAGATTAATCGAGAGCGCTCGTAAAGCCACGACCGAGGCTGTGAAGAAAACCAGACAATCCGGTGTTGCAATTACTTATCAGTCCGGAAAGAAAATCGTAAAGAAACACCCGGATGGCCGGGAGGAAGTACTCAAAACTCTCGACCGAGCTTACGTTAGAACCTCTAAGAAAAGTTACAAAATAGGTTAGCGTGGAAAGGGGTCAAGTCCGCTTTTGGCTTTTGTTTTGAAAAATTGATTAATATCAATAGGATCGACTAGGAGTAGGCTCAAATTTTTGTGTCGCGGGTCAGGTCTTGAATTATAAGATTCGTGTATTAATTTTTTGTCTGTTTTGCTTCTTTGGTTCTTTATCGGTGTATTTGTTCAGATGTTGTCTGATGGTGATAAGGGGTGCCCACCCGGCTACTCGATTAACAGTTTTCTTTTTATTTCAAAGAGTTATTCGTAGTGTGTCCACATGCGAATAACCTTTACGACCTTTTCTTCGGCAATAATTTGATATATCAGTCTGTGTTGAAAATTAATCCTGCGGGAGTAGGCACCGGATAGGTCTCCAACAAGTTTTTCGTATGAGGGTGGGTTTTGGAAGGGGTTTTCTTTGATGACGGAAAGCAGTTCTTCCACCTTTAATTTCAACCCGGCTCTTTTGATTTTTTTTGCATCTTTTTGAGCCATTTTGGTGAACACAATTTTCCAGCTCACCAATTTAACTCCTCAGAGCATTCCTTTACCGGGGTTTCCAATCCTTCTTTTATGGATTCTCTCATGCCTGGGATTGAAGTAAGAAAAAGAGTTTCTTGAATTGCTTCCCAGTCATTTTCCGACACTAATACCGCACTTGCCCTCTTGCCCTTAATTGTAACCGGCTTGTGTTCGGAAGCGACTTCGTCCACCAGCCCATATAATTTAGCTCTTGCTTCGGAAATAGTAATTGTTGTCATAATATGTTACCTCCTGGACAAAACGTACGGCATCTCGTACGAAAAGGCAAGGGCATAATCAATTTCGGGGACGGTTTATCCTGAATTCTCATCTCAGAAAGGGGGCCGCTATTGACCTTTGTCTAGTTGCTTGATACCAATGATATTTACGAGTAGCTTGTAAATATCATTGGTAAAAAAAGGAATCTGGAACAAAAAATTAAACGGCTGCTGAAGATGTTCCCGGTGGTGGCGGGAACATTCATATCGATATCACAACGGGGTCTGGACAGGATAACCACCTGAATTTATTTGATTTGTATCTCGAAAGCATGCGTTTTGTTGCTTGGAGTGTTCTTTTTACCATCAAAAAGAGGGGGCTAAGTCATATCCAATATTTAGATAGTCTCCCGACCTGTCAGACCGTGACCGTTTGCTGGTTATCGGAGTCTCACCATGTTCGCTATCTGTTGCGGAGTTAGCACCCCTTAAGGGGGTATACATTTGCGAATCTGATGTAGGTAACCTTCCATGAAACCTTCAAAAAAGATCATACTTGTTGTCGTCGCCGTAATTCTGCTGGGAGTGGTTGCGGCAGTACTGTTCTTGCAGCGTTATACGAAAGTTGAAATCTCTGTACGCGACAGAAGCAACAGGCCGATAAGCCGGGCGGAGATTGTTATTTCCAGGTCTTCTCGGGCAGCAGATATTACGCTCTATTCGAACGAATCGGGATATGCCGCGAAATACCTTCCGTTAAAGGAAATTGGCAGCATTGAGGTCTCAAGGGTCGGTTATGCACCGGCGGTACTCTCCGGGCACCTGGTAACGAACAGACCCGTCACGATTGTTTTACGGGAATGGAGTAAAGAAAACCGGAAAACGGAAAAATAAGGCCGGGCACAAGACTTGACGGAAGGGAGGGGAAATGACCAAGCATAGTTATCTTCAATTGCAGCATAGTGAATCCGTGGTTGCTCAGATGGCCGCAACGATATTCGCAGGATATATTCAATGCGGGCGGGTTGACGATGAGAATGAAAAAGATTTTCTGAAGAAGGCTTTAAAAAACGCAATCAGGCTTGCCGAATATACCGACAAGATTGTCAAGAGTGATACGGAATGGCTCCCGGAAGAGGAAGAGCTCACTCCGTTCAAAAACCTGTAGCTTTTCCGGTATTCGTCACCTTGATTAAACGTGCGTTACGTGCCGCATGCCTGATCCGGGGTGTCATTATCATCGCGAATAAAAGAAACCCGGCATGCCCTGCCTGGCATGTCGGGTTTTTTGTGGAGATGGGCCGACCGGGGAGCTTGCTAAGAACCCCGGCCGGCCTTTTTATCGCCGGGAGGATGAATTACCAGCGTTTTGAACCGTGACAGTTGATGCTTGAGCAGCTCCCGCTCTGATAGAGGCCCACACTGGTGGAGCCGCCACCGATAGTACTTGCCGCGCTCTGCTCGAAGGCGGTTGTGGCCAGGTTGCTGAAATGACCCACCTGTAATTTGGTGGTGTTGTGACAGACCGTGCAACTGTATCCCTTGCTCATATGCTTGTTGTGCTGGCCTGAGCTGTAGTCGTTGTACTGGCTGGTACCCGAGCTGTGGCATGAGGTGCACTGGGTGTTGACCGTAATGGAGCCGGTCGCCCAGACAGGGGTTGTGATCCCGCCATGACAACTGATGCTTGAGCAGGTTCCGTTGCTGTTGTCGGTTGCCGTGCCGCTCCTGGCGTTGTAGGAAGCCGGGAAGCCGAGGTCAAGCTGACCGTTGTGGGCCGCGCCGACATGGCAGGTGGTACAGTCGTTATTGACGGACGGCAGGCTGGTGTGAACCGCATGCGCACCGGCGGTGTTCGGATAGCTGTTTCCGGACGGCGGCTGGCCATGACAGGCGGTGCAATCACCGTAATCCGGCCCCGGAGTAGTCGCCGGCGGCAGAACATCGGCGATCGCCTGCACTTCCGCGGTGCTGAGAGTGTTGAGATAGCCCATGCTGCCGACATTGTTATTGATGGCGGCCTGGATCTGGGCGGCGGTCCGACCCGGTTTGGTGGTATTGGCCAACGAGCCGTGACACCCGGCACA is a genomic window containing:
- the mgtE gene encoding magnesium transporter yields the protein MAEKSTTKSRTRFLREMLAGEDQDGIRRFFDRLSMSETALIVSRLHPAEQKMLITILDPSDAADVMEDIPTEQLADIIEDLPPEQAISFMEELPNSRKNELLSEMEGEEVEAILHVMEPEQADEARKMLSYPQDTAGALMMSEFLAYNDKATIGSVLADLQSNKERYHKYNVQYIYVVDDTGMLVGVLRVHDLLFALHSALLEELMIRDPLHVRVTDTIKTLGEFFQEHKFFGVPVVDEDGVLAGVLRPVAVEEAFNKKSVHQFLGFSGIVGGEEFRTMPLLTRSGRRLSWLSINIFLNIMAASIIALYQDTLASAIALAIFLPMISDMSGCSGNQAVAVSMRELTLGLLKKQEFLRVFAKEIGLGFINGIALGALLGVIAFLWKGNLYLGLVVGGALMLNTVIAVCFGGILPLLLKKFKLDPALVASPVLTTVTDMCGFFLVFSLATLVLAKISGV
- a CDS encoding Bor family protein; translation: MTIEGAGQKTPQSKTGTHTKHGTYFNHIWSEPPVEKCDNGRGLYRVRYHTNAVYALVSIVSLGLYVPQTAEWWCDGTPAQADDEEEYRPGQ
- a CDS encoding DUF2235 domain-containing protein, with amino-acid sequence MATRNLIIGCDGTWNDTDESAVTNVVKLLDACTAKNQITHYEEGVGTAYWEALPGGIYGKGLDRQILGAYRFLRKRFADPDWKREENKVFIFGFSRGSYAARRLAGLISHSGVTEKAADVDLAWQLYLRRDVKSTEELKKSGRLFDIQVEMLGVWDTVKTTTDEDFNDLKLPECVVAGYHAMAIDEKRKFFPVLEWDNDPRVTQTWFPGVHSDVGGGYNECGLSDIALQWMIDHAYNHGLRCKASSVKQLAKDPCGTLHNSYDGIWKAFGTQNRTIAKSAAVHPSTRERMQQMADYRPGNLPVEPNYET
- a CDS encoding Txe/YoeB family addiction module toxin, with the protein product MSWKIVFTKMAQKDAKKIKRAGLKLKVEELLSVIKENPFQNPPSYEKLVGDLSGAYSRRINFQHRLIYQIIAEEKVVKVIRMWTHYE
- a CDS encoding type II toxin-antitoxin system Phd/YefM family antitoxin, with translation MTTITISEARAKLYGLVDEVASEHKPVTIKGKRASAVLVSENDWEAIQETLFLTSIPGMRESIKEGLETPVKECSEELNW
- a CDS encoding carboxypeptidase-like regulatory domain-containing protein, producing MKPSKKIILVVVAVILLGVVAAVLFLQRYTKVEISVRDRSNRPISRAEIVISRSSRAADITLYSNESGYAAKYLPLKEIGSIEVSRVGYAPAVLSGHLVTNRPVTIVLREWSKENRKTEK